One Clostridium novyi NT genomic window carries:
- a CDS encoding imm11 family protein, with amino-acid sequence MNYYILKYDVDKYEENGVMAYCNNDINMHIVTKGRYIEEWDNNISFYFNPCEGNEMTDFIDNVFGWTIVSERFKNIMETNNIDGFQYLPTTVINKDNNKSEKCYVLNMIKVVDAIDLDNSEYIESRVKVFINRVINKDKINGEDVFKLKEDYDSIIISEKVKLIIENNKFTGFSFRKVKTI; translated from the coding sequence ATGAATTATTATATTTTAAAATATGATGTGGATAAATATGAGGAGAATGGAGTTATGGCATATTGTAACAATGATATTAATATGCATATTGTTACAAAAGGAAGATATATAGAAGAATGGGATAATAATATTTCATTTTATTTCAATCCTTGTGAGGGAAATGAAATGACAGATTTTATAGATAATGTTTTTGGTTGGACTATAGTAAGTGAAAGATTTAAAAATATTATGGAAACAAATAATATAGATGGTTTTCAATATCTACCTACAACAGTTATAAATAAAGATAACAACAAATCAGAAAAATGCTATGTATTAAATATGATTAAAGTAGTAGACGCTATTGATTTGGATAACTCAGAGTATATTGAATCTAGGGTTAAAGTCTTTATTAATCGTGTCATTAACAAAGATAAAATTAATGGAGAGGATGTTTTTAAATTAAAAGAAGATTATGATTCAATAATTATATCTGAAAAAGTAAAATTAATAATAGAAAACAATAAATTTACTGGATTTAGTTTTAGAAAAGTAAAGACTATTTAA
- a CDS encoding EndoU domain-containing protein: protein MCDENGCFPQLIGTIGWSNPYTWIGACIIAVIHVAVSIYIHSNTTSYLMPVNTIKKAISNATTKARVMPRRNKKSKHKYLTEKQWKTHIVPNHIEAKVKNKTKFPKKWSRDFIKITIVSIANNEFICERWNYSDMKQGKQNYFRIFPVYNNREYCLVKVVYDANTGYIRTAYPVVGGYKE from the coding sequence ATGTGTGATGAAAATGGGTGCTTTCCACAGTTAATAGGAACAATTGGATGGAGTAATCCATATACATGGATAGGCGCATGTATAATAGCGGTAATACATGTAGCTGTTAGTATATATATACATAGTAATACTACTAGTTATTTAATGCCTGTTAATACCATTAAAAAAGCGATATCTAATGCTACTACTAAAGCTAGGGTAATGCCACGTAGAAATAAGAAATCTAAGCATAAGTATTTAACAGAAAAGCAGTGGAAAACGCACATTGTACCAAATCATATAGAAGCTAAAGTTAAGAACAAGACTAAGTTTCCTAAAAAGTGGTCTAGGGATTTTATAAAAATAACAATAGTTAGCATTGCGAATAATGAGTTTATATGTGAAAGATGGAATTATAGTGATATGAAGCAAGGTAAACAAAATTACTTTAGAATATTTCCTGTATATAACAATAGAGAATATTGTTTAGTAAAAGTAGTTTATGATGCAAACACAGGATATATAAGAACAGCATATCCAGTAGTAGGTGGATATAAAGAGTGA
- a CDS encoding barstar family protein has protein sequence MDNFSIISYIDEEKISSVKKLLEIHKYKIFTINGINIVDLETFFKEIKNILPQDPILSGRVNLDALMDSLWGGFDNLGEEKVAIVWRSANNIINNNINQFLVIMDCFKELSYSLATTEYGLDKPILLKIFIIKK, from the coding sequence ATGGATAATTTTAGTATAATATCTTATATAGATGAAGAAAAGATTAGTAGTGTGAAGAAACTTTTAGAAATACATAAGTATAAGATATTCACCATTAATGGAATAAATATAGTAGACTTAGAAACATTTTTTAAGGAAATTAAAAATATACTTCCTCAAGATCCTATATTAAGTGGACGTGTGAATTTAGATGCATTAATGGATTCGCTATGGGGTGGATTTGATAATCTTGGAGAAGAAAAGGTAGCTATAGTATGGAGAAGTGCTAATAATATAATAAATAATAATATAAATCAGTTTTTAGTTATTATGGATTGTTTTAAAGAATTAAGTTATAGTCTAGCAACAACAGAATATGGTTTAGATAAGCCTATATTATTAAAAATATTTATTATAAAGAAATAA
- a CDS encoding signal peptidase II, whose amino-acid sequence MAVIFLILLDQVLKISINMFFKTTEIHIWNNFLGFKVFLNCNHISMFNGYAINFKLSIYILIIINVIMSLFLISLYKYIKFINLKINTVYISLIFFIAASISSLIDKVFWGGSLDYIIFLNYILDLKDIYLIVGFLAITIYTLKNVDFKLKQAQNISFVKDFFLFILKKLRLFKKL is encoded by the coding sequence ATGGCAGTAATATTTTTGATTTTATTAGATCAAGTTTTAAAAATTAGTATTAATATGTTTTTTAAAACTACTGAAATTCATATTTGGAATAACTTCTTAGGATTTAAAGTGTTTTTAAATTGTAATCATATATCAATGTTTAATGGATATGCTATTAATTTTAAGTTAAGTATATATATATTAATAATAATTAATGTGATTATGTCTTTATTTCTTATAAGTTTATATAAGTATATTAAGTTTATTAATTTAAAAATAAATACTGTTTATATAAGTTTAATATTTTTTATAGCAGCCAGTATTTCATCACTAATAGATAAAGTATTTTGGGGTGGAAGTTTGGACTATATAATATTTTTAAATTATATTTTAGACTTAAAGGATATTTATTTAATAGTTGGATTTTTAGCTATAACAATATATACTTTAAAAAATGTTGATTTTAAGTTAAAGCAGGCACAAAATATTTCGTTTGTTAAAGATTTTTTTCTTTTTATTTTGAAAAAGCTTAGATTGTTTAAAAAATTATAA